One Prosthecobacter sp. SYSU 5D2 genomic window carries:
- the bioF gene encoding 8-amino-7-oxononanoate synthase: MSWEIRPQLDQLRAEGLWRELRVMDSPQGPLLEHEGKSFVNFSSNDYLGLASCDVLKAALQDGAARYGAGSGASRLVCGSLRPHAELEAALADFKGTEGALTFSSGFAVPMGTLPALLGPGDTVLLDKLSHACLVDAARLSGATLRVFPHNHLEKLERLLQTAKGRVLIVTESIFSMDGDAAPLREMVALKERYGAWLLLDEAHAVGVLGPQGRGLAAELGLEGRIELQMGTLSKALGLSGGYLAASHAVVDLLINRARSFIYTTAPPPAVAHAALTALEMVRGEEGERRRKLLRAHVENVQTKVGLGNTGFQSAILPLILGDENAAMAASAALRSAGLMVPAIRYPTVARGRARLRLTFSAAHLPEQVERLMEALKVLNLLHPAEAACH, from the coding sequence GTGAGCTGGGAGATCCGGCCACAACTGGATCAGCTCCGCGCCGAAGGCCTGTGGCGCGAGCTGCGGGTGATGGATTCCCCGCAGGGACCGCTGCTGGAGCATGAGGGGAAAAGCTTTGTCAATTTTTCCTCCAACGACTACCTGGGACTGGCCTCCTGCGATGTGCTGAAGGCAGCACTGCAGGATGGCGCGGCGCGATATGGCGCAGGATCGGGTGCTTCCCGGCTGGTCTGCGGCAGCCTGCGCCCCCATGCAGAATTGGAGGCAGCCCTGGCGGACTTTAAGGGCACTGAAGGGGCGCTGACCTTTTCCAGCGGGTTTGCCGTGCCCATGGGTACTTTACCCGCCCTGCTGGGACCGGGGGACACGGTGCTTTTGGACAAGCTGAGCCATGCCTGCCTGGTGGATGCGGCACGGCTAAGCGGGGCGACGTTGCGGGTGTTTCCGCACAATCATCTGGAGAAGCTGGAGCGGCTTTTGCAAACGGCCAAAGGGCGGGTGCTCATCGTCACGGAATCCATATTCAGCATGGACGGCGATGCCGCTCCGCTGCGCGAGATGGTGGCTCTGAAGGAGCGCTACGGTGCCTGGCTGCTGCTGGATGAAGCGCATGCCGTGGGTGTGCTGGGACCCCAGGGCCGGGGTCTGGCGGCAGAGCTGGGGCTGGAGGGCCGCATTGAGCTGCAGATGGGCACATTGAGCAAGGCGCTGGGCCTGAGCGGAGGTTACCTGGCGGCCTCGCACGCCGTGGTGGACCTGCTGATCAACCGGGCCCGCAGTTTTATCTACACGACCGCCCCGCCACCGGCGGTGGCCCATGCGGCGCTGACCGCGCTGGAGATGGTGCGGGGGGAGGAAGGCGAACGCCGCCGGAAGCTGCTGCGTGCACATGTAGAGAATGTCCAAACGAAGGTGGGCCTGGGAAACACTGGCTTCCAGAGCGCCATCCTGCCGCTGATCCTGGGAGACGAAAACGCAGCCATGGCAGCGAGTGCGGCCCTGCGTTCAGCGGGACTGATGGTGCCTGCCATCCGCTACCCAACAGTGGCGCGGGGACGGGCAAGGCTGCGGCTGACGTTTTCCGCCGCGCATCTGCCGGAGCAGGTGGAGCGGCTCATGGAGGCACTCAAGGTGTTGAACCTGCTTCACCCCGCAGAAGCTGCTTGCCATTGA
- a CDS encoding sialate O-acetylesterase codes for MKLALSLTLLLSTLSLHAELRLPAIIGDNMVLQQKQANPIWGWDTPGTEVTVKFAGQTKTAKAGADGKWTVKLDAVPASAKAATLSIQGSSSKALKNVLVGEVWLCSGQSNMGFSVSSTWDADLTIAQAKYPQIRLISVPQVGTQEIQDDFKGQWEECSPANVGAFTAVGYHYGRVLHEVLGVPVGLIDNAWGGSAAEAWVRRDLLEKDARFKGIMDTWKKNEAEFSQEAFDKQEAAYKAKADAWATARREAIKNGTPQPAPIGRAPRNPMTGQHRPGNLYAGVLHPTIGYGIKGAIWYQGESNASRAKEYRDLFPFMIEHWRKEWKQGDFPFYWVQLADYLAEQPDPVESTWAELREAQTMTISKLPNTGECVITDLGEANDIHPKNKVDVAERLVRWALARDYGMKMPYRSPTYKDVKFEEGKAIISFDYAPTGLRVVDVDEVRGFAICGEDRKWVWAEAVILPDNKLSPRTPRGNQIAVSSPKVAKPVAVRYAWADNPVANVYSAEGLPLTPFRTDDFPMITDPANPDGLQAQVLKRAEEIRAVQAARAAAQKKMADTLKAKTERAKKDKADGSKKPKAQAAKKDVP; via the coding sequence ATGAAGCTTGCCCTGAGTCTCACCCTTCTCCTTTCCACCCTGTCCCTGCACGCAGAGCTGCGCCTGCCAGCCATCATCGGGGATAACATGGTGCTCCAGCAAAAGCAGGCCAATCCCATCTGGGGCTGGGACACGCCAGGGACCGAAGTGACAGTGAAATTCGCCGGCCAGACCAAGACCGCCAAAGCCGGTGCCGACGGCAAATGGACCGTGAAGCTGGATGCGGTGCCTGCCAGTGCCAAGGCCGCCACCCTTTCCATCCAGGGCAGCAGCAGCAAGGCACTGAAAAACGTCCTCGTCGGTGAAGTATGGCTCTGCTCCGGGCAGTCCAACATGGGTTTTTCCGTTAGCAGCACCTGGGATGCAGATCTCACCATTGCGCAGGCCAAATATCCTCAAATCCGCCTCATCTCCGTGCCGCAGGTAGGCACGCAGGAGATCCAGGATGATTTCAAAGGCCAGTGGGAAGAGTGCTCCCCAGCCAATGTGGGCGCCTTTACCGCTGTCGGTTATCATTATGGCCGGGTGCTGCATGAGGTGCTGGGCGTGCCGGTGGGCCTGATTGACAATGCCTGGGGCGGCAGTGCGGCGGAGGCCTGGGTACGCCGTGACCTGCTGGAAAAGGATGCCCGTTTCAAAGGCATCATGGACACCTGGAAAAAGAATGAGGCCGAATTCAGCCAGGAGGCTTTTGACAAACAGGAGGCCGCTTATAAAGCCAAGGCTGATGCCTGGGCCACCGCCCGCAGGGAGGCCATCAAAAACGGCACCCCGCAGCCAGCCCCCATCGGTCGCGCCCCGCGCAATCCTATGACCGGCCAGCACCGCCCCGGCAACCTTTATGCCGGTGTGCTGCATCCCACCATCGGCTACGGCATCAAAGGCGCCATCTGGTACCAGGGGGAAAGCAACGCCTCCCGCGCCAAAGAATACCGCGACCTGTTTCCCTTCATGATCGAGCATTGGCGCAAGGAATGGAAGCAGGGCGACTTCCCTTTTTACTGGGTGCAGCTGGCCGACTACCTTGCCGAGCAGCCTGATCCCGTGGAAAGCACCTGGGCCGAACTGCGTGAAGCCCAGACGATGACCATCAGCAAGCTGCCCAACACCGGCGAGTGTGTCATCACCGACCTGGGTGAGGCGAACGACATCCACCCGAAAAACAAGGTGGATGTGGCCGAGCGCCTGGTCCGCTGGGCACTGGCCAGAGACTATGGCATGAAAATGCCCTACCGCAGCCCCACCTACAAGGACGTGAAGTTTGAGGAGGGCAAAGCCATCATCTCCTTTGACTACGCCCCTACCGGCCTGCGTGTGGTGGATGTGGATGAGGTGCGCGGTTTTGCCATCTGCGGGGAGGACCGCAAGTGGGTGTGGGCGGAAGCCGTCATCCTGCCCGATAACAAGCTGAGCCCGCGCACCCCGCGTGGCAACCAGATCGCCGTCAGCAGCCCGAAGGTGGCCAAGCCCGTGGCTGTGCGCTACGCCTGGGCGGACAATCCCGTGGCCAATGTCTATTCCGCCGAGGGCCTGCCCTTGACCCCTTTCCGCACCGACGACTTTCCCATGATTACCGACCCCGCCAATCCCGACGGCCTTCAGGCTCAGGTCCTGAAGCGCGCTGAGGAAATTCGCGCCGTGCAGGCCGCCCGTGCTGCCGCGCAAAAGAAGATGGCGGATACCCTCAAAGCCAAAACCGAAAGGGCGAAAAAGGACAAAGCGGACGGCAGCAAAAAGCCCAAAGCCCAGGCCGCAAAGAAAGACGTCCCGTGA
- a CDS encoding FAD-linked oxidase C-terminal domain-containing protein: MASLAEDLISLIGAARVSSTPEDLVTHSTDKWFASHPPEVVVHAESAEDVSKVLKYANEHKIPVTPQGSRVGYVGGAVPLRGGIALSLARMNKIVEINIADGVAIVEPGVITGDLQAAVRELGWFYPPDPASLKECSLGGNVATNAGGPRCLKYGVTRHYVLGLEAVLADGSIVKAGGRCHKNKTGFDLVGLMVGSEGLLGVVTQATLRLIPHPPMRAMLSAGFATFAEAANAVQRILNAGFLPSALEIADKFTLKAAREYLGESVTPLGDAHLLVEIDGQDESVKGELVTLAKLVRELGCVSLEEALGEEACERFWKLRREFSYSLRNTGLIKLNEDIVVPRSRLVDLVEFAEGLQAECGFPIASFGHAGDGNIHVNIMVLSMDDPVLRERAEAALDQLFRKVIAWDGAITGEHGVGIAKNRWFPEALSAEALDMHSRLKKALDPNGILNPGKFVA, encoded by the coding sequence ATGGCCTCCCTGGCAGAAGATCTCATTTCCCTCATCGGCGCAGCGCGTGTTTCCTCCACCCCGGAGGATCTGGTGACGCACAGCACGGACAAATGGTTTGCCTCCCATCCGCCAGAAGTGGTCGTTCATGCGGAGTCCGCTGAAGACGTGTCCAAGGTGCTAAAGTATGCCAATGAGCACAAAATCCCCGTGACGCCGCAGGGCTCCCGCGTGGGTTATGTGGGCGGCGCGGTGCCACTGCGCGGGGGCATTGCCCTGTCGCTGGCACGGATGAACAAGATCGTGGAAATCAACATTGCCGATGGCGTGGCCATCGTGGAGCCGGGCGTCATCACCGGCGACCTGCAGGCCGCCGTTCGTGAACTGGGCTGGTTTTATCCGCCGGACCCTGCCAGCCTGAAAGAATGCAGCCTGGGCGGCAATGTGGCCACGAATGCCGGTGGTCCGCGCTGCCTGAAGTATGGCGTGACCCGCCACTACGTGCTGGGCCTGGAGGCCGTGCTGGCGGACGGCTCCATCGTCAAGGCCGGTGGCCGCTGCCACAAAAACAAGACGGGTTTTGACCTCGTGGGCCTCATGGTCGGCAGCGAGGGCCTGCTCGGCGTAGTCACCCAGGCGACCCTTCGCCTCATCCCGCATCCTCCCATGCGGGCCATGCTTTCCGCCGGGTTCGCCACCTTTGCCGAGGCGGCCAACGCGGTGCAGCGCATTTTAAACGCTGGTTTCCTGCCCAGCGCCCTGGAGATCGCGGACAAGTTCACCCTTAAAGCCGCCCGTGAATATCTGGGCGAATCCGTCACGCCGCTGGGCGATGCCCACTTGCTGGTGGAGATTGACGGCCAGGATGAATCCGTGAAAGGCGAGCTGGTGACGCTGGCGAAGCTGGTGCGCGAGCTGGGCTGCGTTTCACTGGAAGAGGCCCTGGGGGAAGAAGCCTGCGAACGTTTCTGGAAACTGCGCCGCGAGTTCAGCTACAGCCTGCGCAACACCGGCCTCATCAAGCTGAACGAGGACATCGTGGTGCCCCGCAGCCGGCTGGTGGACCTCGTTGAATTTGCCGAAGGGCTGCAGGCTGAGTGCGGCTTCCCCATCGCCAGCTTCGGCCATGCCGGGGATGGCAACATCCACGTCAACATCATGGTCCTCAGCATGGACGATCCCGTTTTGCGCGAGCGGGCCGAAGCGGCCCTGGACCAGCTTTTCCGCAAGGTCATTGCCTGGGATGGAGCCATCACCGGCGAGCACGGCGTCGGCATCGCCAAGAACCGCTGGTTCCCCGAAGCTCTTTCCGCCGAGGCACTCGATATGCACTCCCGCCTGAAAAAAGCCCTCGATCCCAACGGCATCCTGAATCCTGGAAAGTTTGTGGCCTAA
- a CDS encoding DUF3592 domain-containing protein, with product MSRKRPRYASRGIAWLLMGSGLGALLLAAFMLTAALQSHFWPTVQGSISSYRVTKGSGKHITYGVRVTYSYWVEGRLYWGDVHSHSSDTLPGIFNSQEEALSEYAGSARFQPWQPGQPVTVHYDPQDPKDSVLRPGSTLSGWGMCAFGIILTGIGFYELAKFKRLASASENGSSVLPG from the coding sequence ATGAGCCGTAAACGTCCGAGATACGCCAGCCGGGGCATCGCCTGGCTGCTGATGGGATCGGGCCTGGGGGCGCTGCTGCTGGCCGCTTTCATGCTGACTGCGGCCTTGCAGTCGCACTTCTGGCCCACCGTACAGGGCAGCATCTCCTCCTACCGGGTGACCAAGGGCTCAGGCAAGCACATCACTTATGGCGTGAGAGTCACCTATTCTTATTGGGTGGAGGGACGGCTTTACTGGGGGGACGTGCATTCCCACTCCTCCGACACATTGCCGGGCATATTTAACAGCCAGGAGGAGGCACTCTCCGAGTATGCCGGCAGCGCCCGGTTCCAACCCTGGCAGCCGGGTCAGCCGGTGACCGTGCATTACGATCCGCAAGATCCAAAAGACAGCGTGCTCAGGCCCGGCAGTACACTCTCTGGCTGGGGCATGTGCGCCTTTGGCATCATCCTGACGGGTATTGGCTTTTACGAACTGGCAAAATTTAAACGCCTGGCTTCAGCTTCCGAAAATGGGTCATCAGTTCTCCCAGGATGA
- a CDS encoding glycosyltransferase, whose translation MSAVPPTVRVLHVLDSLAPGGLENGVVNVAQRLNGQGFDIHSACLRFRGDFAERMPEPEKVVVMGKTAGFSFKAVRALRKHILRVQADVIHSHNLGTLIYAALATLGGRTHPIVHGEHGQVQKQDLTPKRLAQRRWLFKVCRSVHVVSSSVRDNLQDLGLDPQKKIVVTPNGVDSQRFSPAPDRAAARQELGFPGNATVIGIVGRLVALKRHEMLFAAFEKLASQWPSLRLLVVGDGGAERDHIIGLMKAHPFADRILWAGHQNDLPKYYRAMDLLAAPSEIEGLSNAVLEAMACGVPVLAHSACGNAEVIENGLTGYLSDIHDAVTLAACIEAPLKDAASLARCGSGARETVLKRYSMEAMADCYRKLYRDAAKAKE comes from the coding sequence ATGAGCGCCGTGCCTCCCACCGTCCGCGTTCTTCACGTCCTGGATTCCCTGGCCCCAGGTGGCCTGGAGAACGGCGTGGTGAATGTCGCCCAGCGGCTCAACGGCCAGGGTTTTGACATCCATTCCGCGTGCCTGCGCTTTCGGGGAGACTTCGCCGAGCGCATGCCGGAGCCGGAAAAAGTGGTGGTGATGGGCAAGACGGCGGGCTTTTCCTTCAAAGCCGTGCGCGCGCTGCGCAAACACATCCTGCGAGTGCAGGCGGACGTCATCCATTCGCATAATTTGGGCACACTCATTTATGCCGCGCTGGCCACGCTGGGCGGGCGCACGCACCCAATTGTGCATGGTGAGCATGGCCAGGTGCAGAAGCAGGATCTCACGCCCAAGCGGCTGGCGCAGCGTCGCTGGCTCTTCAAAGTCTGCCGCAGTGTGCACGTCGTCAGCAGCAGCGTACGGGACAATTTGCAGGACCTGGGCCTGGACCCGCAAAAGAAGATCGTGGTGACGCCGAATGGCGTGGACAGCCAGCGTTTTTCCCCCGCACCGGACCGCGCCGCCGCCAGGCAAGAACTGGGCTTTCCAGGGAATGCCACAGTCATCGGCATCGTCGGCCGGCTGGTGGCGCTGAAGCGGCATGAAATGCTTTTCGCTGCCTTTGAAAAACTGGCCTCGCAATGGCCCTCCCTGCGCCTTTTGGTCGTGGGCGATGGTGGGGCGGAGCGGGACCACATCATCGGCCTCATGAAGGCCCATCCTTTCGCTGACCGCATCCTCTGGGCCGGGCATCAAAACGACCTGCCCAAATACTATCGCGCCATGGACCTTCTGGCCGCACCTTCGGAGATCGAAGGTCTGTCGAACGCCGTGCTGGAGGCCATGGCCTGCGGGGTGCCGGTGCTGGCGCATTCCGCCTGCGGCAATGCGGAGGTGATTGAAAACGGCCTAACAGGTTATTTGTCAGACATTCATGATGCAGTCACCCTGGCCGCCTGCATTGAGGCCCCATTGAAGGATGCTGCCTCACTGGCCCGCTGCGGCAGCGGTGCCCGCGAAACGGTGCTGAAACGCTACTCCATGGAGGCGATGGCGGACTGCTACCGGAAGCTCTATCGTGATGCAGCGAAAGCGAAGGAATAA
- a CDS encoding class I SAM-dependent methyltransferase has translation MASESSRSLDRLRHHYEVERELAARLRNSTKEERSTLFATLYGELFERVPDHPRLTRRDTPEDSRRKVASQMRLLTPFLKPDSVLLEFAPGDCRLAAAAAAKVKKVIGVDISDQRSATEASPPNLELVVYDGYTLDVPAQSVDICFSYQFLEHLHPDDIGPHFQIARRVLKPGGVYVYDTPHRYSGPHDISAHFTDKLECFHFQEWTHREMRQLLKKHGFSTTWVFRFGKPQRSALVNGLVDTLELLLSPLPHKLRRRLCQRLFPSVGLVAVAD, from the coding sequence ATGGCCTCCGAATCATCCCGCTCACTGGACCGTCTGCGCCATCACTATGAGGTGGAGCGCGAGCTGGCCGCCCGGCTGCGAAATTCCACCAAGGAGGAGCGCAGCACACTGTTTGCCACGCTGTATGGGGAGCTCTTTGAGCGGGTGCCTGACCATCCGCGGCTGACGCGGCGGGACACGCCCGAGGACAGCCGCCGCAAGGTGGCCTCCCAGATGCGGCTGCTGACACCGTTTTTAAAACCTGACAGCGTGCTGCTGGAATTTGCCCCCGGGGACTGCCGCCTCGCGGCTGCCGCGGCGGCCAAGGTGAAGAAGGTCATCGGAGTGGACATCTCCGACCAGCGCTCCGCCACGGAGGCTTCCCCGCCGAACCTGGAACTGGTAGTCTATGACGGCTACACGCTGGACGTGCCGGCGCAGTCCGTGGACATCTGCTTCAGCTACCAGTTCCTGGAGCATCTGCATCCGGATGACATCGGCCCGCATTTCCAAATTGCCCGGCGGGTGCTGAAGCCGGGTGGTGTGTATGTTTATGACACGCCTCATCGCTACTCCGGGCCGCATGACATCTCCGCTCATTTTACGGACAAGCTGGAGTGCTTTCACTTCCAGGAATGGACACACCGGGAGATGCGCCAGCTTTTGAAGAAGCACGGTTTTTCCACGACCTGGGTCTTCCGCTTTGGCAAGCCGCAGCGCAGTGCGCTGGTGAATGGACTGGTGGACACACTTGAACTGTTGCTCAGCCCGCTGCCGCACAAGCTGCGCCGTCGGCTCTGCCAGCGTCTTTTCCCCTCCGTCGGTCTGGTGGCCGTGGCTGACTGA
- a CDS encoding glycosyltransferase, with amino-acid sequence MRILWVKTGPLLPLDTGGKRRTHAMLTEISRQHEVTYLALLPEGMTVSAEEEADAYAQRKIWIPTRQAPKSSPRFWLDLARSTVLTSRPYAVQRYEEPRLRASLQAMAAQKEYDLVICDFLAPALNFQGVDFACPTVLFQHNIESQIWKRLAEAETGLIKRRYLHLQYQRMHAWEDRLSRLFDGVITVSPDDSRLALELYGLTNVLGDVPTGVDVDFFKPGPPPASPPFWLGFLGSMDWMPNIDACQFFLDEIFPQVLAQRPDCRLKIIGRNPPASLRERASEQVVITGTVDDVRPHVQGCHAILVPLRAGGGTRIKIYEAMAMGVPVISTRIGAEGLPVQHDSDILLADEPAAFAREILRLAGDAALADKVAKQARMNVENHYSWKAATGIFMDLCAACPSR; translated from the coding sequence ATGCGCATTCTTTGGGTGAAAACTGGGCCGCTGCTTCCGCTGGATACGGGGGGGAAGCGCCGCACCCATGCCATGCTGACGGAGATCAGCCGCCAGCATGAGGTGACCTATCTGGCGCTGCTGCCGGAGGGCATGACAGTCTCTGCTGAGGAAGAGGCGGATGCGTATGCACAAAGGAAGATCTGGATTCCCACCCGGCAGGCCCCGAAAAGCTCTCCGCGCTTCTGGCTGGATCTGGCACGCAGCACGGTGCTGACTAGCCGCCCGTATGCGGTGCAGCGGTATGAGGAGCCCCGGTTGCGCGCGAGCCTGCAAGCCATGGCTGCGCAAAAGGAATATGACCTGGTGATCTGCGATTTCCTGGCCCCGGCGCTGAATTTCCAGGGGGTGGACTTTGCCTGCCCGACGGTGCTGTTTCAGCACAACATCGAATCCCAGATCTGGAAGCGGCTGGCGGAGGCGGAAACCGGTCTCATCAAACGCCGCTACCTGCACCTGCAATACCAGCGTATGCACGCCTGGGAGGACCGGCTCTCACGCCTTTTTGACGGGGTGATCACGGTCTCCCCGGATGATTCCCGGCTGGCGCTTGAGCTGTATGGCCTGACGAATGTGCTGGGGGATGTACCCACCGGAGTGGATGTGGACTTTTTCAAACCGGGGCCGCCGCCTGCATCGCCGCCCTTTTGGTTAGGCTTTCTCGGCTCCATGGACTGGATGCCCAACATTGATGCGTGCCAGTTTTTTCTGGATGAGATTTTCCCGCAGGTGCTGGCGCAGAGACCGGACTGTCGGCTGAAGATCATCGGCCGGAATCCGCCTGCGAGCCTGCGGGAGCGCGCCAGCGAGCAGGTGGTCATCACGGGCACGGTGGACGATGTGAGGCCGCATGTGCAGGGCTGCCACGCCATCCTGGTGCCGCTGCGTGCCGGCGGGGGCACACGGATCAAGATTTACGAAGCCATGGCCATGGGCGTGCCGGTCATCTCCACCCGCATCGGGGCGGAAGGGCTGCCGGTGCAGCATGACAGTGACATCCTGCTGGCGGATGAACCGGCTGCCTTTGCCCGTGAAATCCTGCGTCTGGCAGGCGATGCGGCCCTGGCGGACAAAGTGGCAAAACAGGCTCGCATGAACGTTGAGAACCATTATTCATGGAAAGCGGCCACTGGCATCTTCATGGACCTGTGCGCTGCCTGCCCCTCCCGTTGA
- a CDS encoding SGNH/GDSL hydrolase family protein encodes MLRQLLLPLVLLGTSLAHAESLLPANARVAIIGDSITEQKLYSKYMEAYLLACTGRQDIQVFQFGWSGERASGFAARLKNDLSVFNPTVATTCYGMNDGQYTTYTDAIGAEYEKNMRLVMDGLKDMGVQHVAVGSPGAVDTKFFTRFEPAIYNDNLAHLRDIAQKLAAETGHSFANVHDTMIDAMAKAKPVLGQDYDVCGPDGFHPGPNGHLLMAEAFLKGLKLDGNIGQITIHLGGESTASEGHQITARAPGSVTLASTTWPFCFDADPKASTSTRSILPFTRFNQDLNRYILTVNGLTKDKAKVTWGSETKEFAKAQLEAGINLPAEFATTPFDTAFADLINAIGSKQAYETTMIKNLITHFRTYAPESETDPEFKNALEVLKKKVLAKHAKYASNVRKRVKAVTHTVSVAE; translated from the coding sequence ATGCTCCGCCAACTCCTCCTCCCTCTCGTCCTCCTCGGCACCAGCCTTGCCCACGCCGAATCCCTCCTCCCCGCCAATGCGCGCGTGGCCATCATTGGCGACAGCATCACCGAGCAGAAGCTCTATTCCAAATACATGGAGGCCTACCTACTGGCCTGCACCGGGCGGCAGGACATTCAGGTCTTCCAGTTCGGCTGGAGCGGCGAGCGCGCCAGCGGCTTTGCCGCCCGGTTAAAGAACGACCTTAGCGTCTTCAACCCCACCGTCGCCACCACCTGTTACGGCATGAACGACGGCCAGTACACCACCTACACCGATGCCATCGGCGCCGAGTATGAAAAGAATATGCGCCTCGTTATGGACGGCCTGAAGGACATGGGGGTGCAGCACGTCGCCGTCGGCTCCCCAGGTGCCGTGGATACGAAGTTTTTCACCCGCTTTGAGCCCGCCATCTACAACGACAACCTCGCCCATCTGCGCGACATCGCCCAAAAACTGGCTGCCGAAACCGGCCACAGCTTTGCCAATGTGCACGACACCATGATTGACGCCATGGCCAAGGCCAAGCCCGTGCTCGGCCAGGACTACGATGTCTGCGGCCCAGACGGCTTCCACCCCGGCCCCAACGGCCACCTGCTCATGGCGGAAGCCTTCCTCAAAGGCCTGAAACTGGACGGTAACATCGGCCAGATCACGATTCACCTCGGCGGTGAATCCACCGCCAGCGAGGGCCACCAGATCACCGCCCGCGCGCCCGGCAGCGTTACGCTCGCCAGCACCACCTGGCCCTTCTGCTTTGATGCAGATCCCAAGGCCTCTACCAGCACCCGCAGCATCCTCCCCTTCACCCGTTTCAACCAGGACCTCAACCGCTACATCCTCACCGTCAACGGCCTGACCAAGGACAAAGCCAAAGTCACCTGGGGCAGCGAAACCAAAGAATTCGCCAAAGCCCAGCTCGAAGCAGGCATCAATCTCCCCGCCGAATTCGCCACCACCCCCTTTGACACCGCCTTTGCTGACCTGATCAATGCCATCGGCTCCAAGCAGGCCTACGAGACCACGATGATCAAAAACCTCATCACCCACTTCCGTACCTACGCCCCCGAATCCGAAACCGACCCCGAGTTTAAAAACGCCCTCGAAGTCCTGAAAAAGAAGGTCCTGGCCAAACACGCCAAATACGCCAGCAACGTCCGCAAGCGCGTGAAGGCCGTGACGCATACTGTGAGCGTGGCAGAGTGA